In one Winogradskyella sp. MH6 genomic region, the following are encoded:
- a CDS encoding MBL fold metallo-hydrolase, with protein sequence MKLYPINAGNFKLDGGAMFGVVPKSLWQRTNPADNNNMIDIAARCLLIEEGDRLILIDTGMGDKQNDKFYGYYYLWGDDSIDKSLAKYGFSRDDITDVFMTHLHFDHCGGSIQWNKDRTGYEPAFKNAHFWSNADHWKWATEPNRREKASFLKENILPMEECGQLKFTNLPNDKILKNSALGFDIFFADGHTDKQMIPMINYKGKTICFMADLLPTAGHLPLPFVMGYDTRPLLTLDEKEQFLNMAADENFYLFLEHDAHNEIITVKHTEKGVRLNENYTCKEIFN encoded by the coding sequence ATGAAATTATACCCTATAAACGCAGGTAATTTTAAACTCGATGGAGGCGCCATGTTTGGTGTAGTACCTAAATCCCTATGGCAACGTACCAATCCTGCCGACAATAACAATATGATAGATATTGCGGCACGTTGTTTGTTAATTGAAGAAGGTGATCGATTAATATTGATTGATACAGGAATGGGAGACAAACAAAACGACAAATTTTATGGCTACTATTATCTTTGGGGAGATGACTCTATAGATAAGTCTCTTGCGAAATATGGCTTTAGTAGAGATGATATTACTGATGTGTTTATGACACACCTACATTTTGATCATTGTGGTGGTAGTATTCAATGGAACAAAGACCGAACAGGTTACGAGCCAGCATTCAAAAATGCACATTTTTGGAGCAATGCTGACCATTGGAAATGGGCAACCGAACCGAACCGAAGAGAAAAAGCATCTTTCTTAAAAGAAAATATTCTTCCAATGGAAGAGTGTGGGCAATTAAAATTTACCAACCTTCCTAATGATAAAATTTTAAAAAATTCTGCCTTAGGTTTTGATATTTTCTTTGCAGATGGACACACAGACAAACAAATGATTCCTATGATAAACTATAAAGGAAAAACCATTTGTTTTATGGCAGATTTGCTTCCAACTGCAGGGCATTTGCCATTACCATTTGTAATGGGTTATGATACAAGGCCATTACTAACCTTAGATGAAAAAGAACAGTTTTTGAACATGGCGGCAGATGAAAATTTTTATCTGTTTTTAGAGCACGATGCTCATAACGAAATTATAACTGTAAAACACACCGAAAAAGGTGTAAGACTAAACGAAAATTATACTTGTAAAGAAATATTTAATTAA
- a CDS encoding cation:proton antiporter → MVELAGIIILGILAQWVAWKFKIPAILPLILIGLLVGPIAAEFINEDGTKWIEPIWNEEQKKGLFPGEGLFYFVSLAISIILFEGGLTLKRSEIRNVGPVITKLITVGAAVTFFGAAVLAHYLFGLSWELSFLFSGLIIVTGPTVITPILRNIPLKRDVSTVLKWEGILIDPIGALVAVLVFEFISIEGEAGFTKTALIEFGKIILFGTTFGFTFAHALVFAINKKFIPHYLLNVVSLSVVLLVFIESEIFAHESGLLAVVVMGMVIGNSKLDNIKELLYFKESLSVLLISILFILLAANINYQDLMLLYRWETLALFLAVVFVIRPLAVFVSAQSSTLRTNEKMFISWVGPRGIVAAGIASLFGSKLSAGGVVGAEYITPLVFMIVLGTVLLNATTARLFARISGVFLSKSEGILIIGASRVSRLVAQYLIDNGRHVVLVDSNQNNVSEAEKMGIEAHTENIYSETLQDNVEFNDIGYLLALTGNADINRYAVEKFGAQFGENGSFRLASKAELENSSISPEDGVFTLSDDFNNLMEVTEEYPEIHEVTVTDLESYHNILENIKSDKDQIPLFLKTSKGEIHIIPSLDDDVEKEIDAKSRLVYLGKPF, encoded by the coding sequence ATGGTTGAATTAGCTGGCATAATTATTCTTGGGATATTAGCACAATGGGTGGCGTGGAAATTTAAAATTCCAGCGATTTTACCATTAATTCTTATAGGTTTATTAGTTGGACCTATTGCAGCCGAATTTATAAATGAAGACGGCACAAAATGGATAGAACCGATCTGGAACGAAGAACAAAAAAAAGGATTATTTCCAGGAGAGGGATTGTTTTATTTTGTGTCTTTAGCTATTAGTATTATTCTTTTTGAAGGTGGACTAACCCTAAAGCGAAGCGAAATAAGAAATGTGGGTCCTGTTATAACTAAGTTGATTACAGTAGGTGCAGCTGTTACTTTTTTTGGCGCAGCAGTGTTAGCACATTATTTATTTGGTTTAAGCTGGGAATTATCTTTTTTATTTTCAGGATTAATTATTGTTACAGGACCAACAGTTATAACACCAATTTTAAGAAATATACCTTTGAAACGCGACGTGTCTACAGTGTTAAAGTGGGAAGGTATTTTGATTGATCCAATAGGAGCCTTGGTTGCAGTATTGGTATTTGAATTTATTTCTATTGAAGGTGAGGCAGGATTTACCAAAACTGCACTAATTGAGTTTGGTAAAATTATCCTCTTCGGAACAACTTTTGGTTTTACATTTGCTCATGCTCTGGTATTTGCTATTAATAAAAAATTCATACCACATTATCTTCTTAATGTGGTGTCCTTATCGGTTGTTCTTTTAGTGTTTATTGAGTCAGAAATTTTTGCTCACGAGTCTGGTTTACTTGCTGTGGTTGTAATGGGAATGGTTATAGGAAACAGCAAGTTAGACAACATTAAAGAGCTACTTTATTTTAAAGAATCCTTAAGCGTATTGTTGATTTCTATTCTTTTCATTCTCTTGGCTGCGAATATTAATTATCAAGATCTAATGCTTTTGTACCGTTGGGAAACTTTAGCGTTATTCTTAGCTGTAGTGTTTGTTATAAGACCTTTAGCGGTATTTGTCAGCGCACAAAGCTCAACACTTAGAACCAACGAAAAAATGTTTATCAGTTGGGTTGGTCCTCGCGGTATAGTTGCTGCTGGTATAGCATCACTTTTTGGAAGTAAGCTTAGCGCAGGAGGTGTTGTTGGCGCAGAATATATTACTCCGTTGGTGTTTATGATTGTGTTAGGAACGGTGTTACTTAATGCCACAACCGCACGTTTGTTTGCAAGAATCTCTGGAGTTTTCTTATCAAAATCTGAGGGAATTTTAATAATAGGAGCGTCGAGGGTTTCTCGTCTTGTTGCTCAATATTTAATTGATAACGGACGACATGTCGTTTTAGTAGACAGCAACCAAAATAACGTTAGCGAAGCCGAAAAAATGGGTATTGAAGCTCATACTGAAAATATTTATTCTGAAACATTACAAGATAATGTAGAGTTTAACGACATAGGTTATTTATTAGCTTTAACAGGAAACGCAGATATAAACCGCTATGCAGTAGAAAAATTTGGAGCTCAGTTTGGTGAAAACGGTTCTTTTAGGTTGGCCTCTAAAGCTGAATTAGAGAATAGCTCTATTTCTCCAGAAGATGGAGTATTTACACTATCCGATGACTTTAATAATCTAATGGAAGTAACCGAAGAATATCCGGAGATACATGAAGTTACAGTAACAGATTTAGAATCTTACCACAATATTTTAGAGAATATAAAATCTGATAAAGATCAAATTCCGTTATTTCTTAAAACAAGTAAAGGCGAAATACACATTATTCCTTCTTTAGATGATGATGTAGAAAAGGAAATTGATGCAAAAAGTCGATTAGTGTATTTGGGAAAGCCATTCTAG
- a CDS encoding sensor histidine kinase encodes MKRICFHKLVWSLLFLALSLFFKINAQNVDTLYLGSGFQKENIRLFSKVNGLKSNNRSNFFYFGFEKEYNTVEFCVKNTENNSKDLVLEFTNALIRGIVLLKKSNLLFQPIDNTGIDYPVSKRPIAHRLFAFPIKLKPYEVATYKIELKKESGKPLVTTIFLKGFQAFSKQNSIQQTIIGIYFGISVLSILFSVFVFFILRKGSYLIYALYIIFLGLFISAYTGIFSQIFLSENDVFDKYKHYVLFSEISLLLFVVFSQKILETKTFMPKLKKAVDVLLIILVSVRLLIHFAFTGVFEKYIQVFMNLWYVIFIVMLELVVIEIVKYFKTNFKRSSLFAFAYLFMIIGVCTTILYHSYGLINTMIYGLPILFYSSFLEIIFLTFTIIYMVKSIYDERNSLSEKLIVEEKKNLTAFIHGEDKVRKRISKELHDNIGSQLGYLKRFISEKLNDNAINDAIDTICNDIRNLSHEVSPSDLTFIGFEHAASDLANSLSKQTSLTLDFSSYNFPKQLDENLETQLYRVLQEAINNIIKHADATHINIQLVGHEDYSSIIIEDNGNGFNLNNTSLGLGLKNMTSRINQIGGTLEIDSVIGKGTSINITFPNI; translated from the coding sequence ATGAAAAGAATTTGCTTTCATAAACTGGTTTGGAGTTTATTGTTTTTGGCCTTGAGTTTATTTTTTAAAATTAACGCCCAAAATGTGGATACGCTTTATTTGGGATCGGGTTTTCAAAAAGAAAACATTAGGCTTTTTTCAAAAGTAAACGGACTAAAATCTAACAATCGAAGTAACTTTTTCTATTTCGGGTTTGAAAAGGAATATAATACCGTAGAATTCTGTGTAAAAAACACAGAAAACAATAGTAAAGATTTGGTGTTAGAGTTTACCAACGCCTTAATTAGAGGCATAGTTCTGTTAAAAAAAAGCAACCTGTTGTTTCAGCCAATTGACAATACTGGTATTGATTATCCAGTGTCTAAAAGACCTATCGCGCATAGGCTTTTTGCGTTTCCGATAAAGCTAAAACCCTATGAAGTTGCCACCTATAAAATTGAACTAAAGAAAGAATCGGGTAAGCCTTTGGTAACTACTATTTTCTTGAAGGGTTTTCAGGCCTTTAGTAAGCAAAATTCCATTCAACAAACTATAATTGGCATCTATTTTGGCATCAGTGTTTTATCAATTTTGTTCAGTGTGTTTGTCTTCTTTATTTTAAGAAAGGGCAGCTACCTCATTTATGCGCTCTACATTATTTTTCTTGGCCTATTTATAAGTGCTTATACTGGTATATTTTCTCAAATATTTTTGAGCGAAAATGATGTTTTCGATAAATACAAACACTATGTTTTGTTCAGTGAAATATCGCTATTGCTCTTTGTCGTTTTTTCACAAAAAATTCTAGAAACCAAAACATTTATGCCTAAGCTTAAGAAAGCGGTAGATGTGTTACTAATAATTCTTGTATCGGTTAGGTTGTTGATACATTTTGCTTTTACAGGTGTTTTCGAGAAATATATTCAAGTATTCATGAATCTTTGGTACGTCATATTTATAGTAATGCTCGAACTGGTTGTTATAGAAATTGTAAAATATTTTAAGACTAATTTTAAAAGGTCTTCTCTTTTTGCCTTTGCTTATTTGTTCATGATAATTGGAGTGTGTACTACAATCCTTTATCATAGTTATGGTCTTATAAACACCATGATCTATGGATTGCCTATTCTCTTTTATTCGTCATTTTTAGAAATTATTTTTCTAACCTTTACAATAATCTATATGGTAAAGAGTATATATGATGAACGCAATTCTTTATCAGAAAAACTCATTGTCGAAGAAAAAAAGAACCTTACTGCTTTTATACATGGAGAAGATAAAGTAAGAAAGCGCATCAGTAAAGAATTGCACGATAATATTGGCAGTCAATTGGGCTATCTAAAGCGTTTTATTTCCGAAAAGCTCAACGACAATGCTATAAACGATGCCATTGACACCATTTGTAATGATATAAGAAATTTGTCTCATGAAGTATCCCCTTCGGATTTAACCTTTATTGGTTTTGAACATGCTGCTTCAGATTTAGCAAATAGCCTATCTAAACAAACATCGCTTACCCTAGACTTTAGCAGTTATAATTTTCCGAAACAACTCGACGAAAATCTAGAAACACAACTGTATCGTGTACTACAAGAAGCCATAAATAACATTATTAAACATGCTGATGCAACACACATAAATATTCAGCTTGTCGGTCATGAAGACTATTCGAGTATTATTATAGAAGATAATGGAAACGGTTTTAATTTGAATAATACGAGTCTTGGTTTGGGTCTTAAAAATATGACATCGAGAATCAATCAAATAGGAGGAACCTTAGAGATTGATTCGGTAATAGGAAAAGGCACTTCTATAAATATTACGTTTCCTAATATTTAA
- a CDS encoding response regulator, translated as MKSQPKKILICEDHQIVIDGLISIFDNQNDYTVLDYVKDGDLVLSIVKEKLPDILLLDLNLPNKNGLDILSDIKLLNSEIKVVILTMYNKESIVKKVKQCGGDGFLLKNCSSEDLLKALDSVSEKKTFYIGKGVTITINETDGFTEKIKLTRREKEIIAELIKGYNVPQIAKTLFISPHTVETHKKNIFKKLNIHNSIDLITFVNEKNLLS; from the coding sequence ATGAAAAGCCAACCAAAAAAAATACTCATCTGTGAAGACCATCAAATTGTTATTGATGGCTTGATTTCAATTTTTGACAATCAAAACGATTATACTGTTTTAGATTATGTCAAAGATGGTGATTTAGTTTTGTCAATTGTCAAGGAAAAATTACCAGATATTCTTCTTCTAGACCTTAATCTACCAAATAAAAATGGTCTGGATATACTTAGTGATATTAAGCTTCTCAACTCTGAAATAAAGGTAGTAATACTTACTATGTACAATAAAGAAAGTATTGTAAAAAAAGTGAAGCAATGTGGTGGTGATGGTTTCTTGTTAAAAAATTGTTCTTCAGAGGATTTGCTTAAAGCCTTAGATAGTGTTTCTGAAAAGAAAACCTTTTATATTGGCAAAGGTGTAACCATTACTATTAATGAAACCGATGGTTTTACAGAAAAAATAAAACTTACGCGAAGAGAAAAAGAAATTATAGCAGAGCTGATAAAAGGCTATAATGTGCCACAAATTGCGAAAACCTTGTTTATTAGTCCTCATACTGTAGAAACACACAAAAAAAATATTTTTAAAAAGCTTAATATTCATAACTCAATAGATCTAATAACTTTTGTAAATGAAAAGAATTTGCTTTCATAA
- the lepA gene encoding translation elongation factor 4, with product MKNIRNFCIIAHIDHGKSTLADRLLDFTGSVTDREKQDQLLDNMDLERERGITIKSHAIQMEYNYKGEQYILNLIDTPGHVDFSYEVSRSIAACEGALLIVDAAQSIQAQTISNLYLALENDLEIIPVLNKIDLPSANPEEVTDDIVDLLGCDPSEVIPASGKTGLGVEDILEAIIERIPAPQGNPNEPLQALIFDSVYNPFRGVETYFRVINGSIKKGQNIKFIATGKNYFADEVGTLKLTQVKKQEIKAGDVGYLITGIKDAREVKVGDTITDAKEPTKNAISGFEDVKPMVFAGIYPVDTEDYEELRASMEKLQLNDASLVFAPESSAALGFGFRCGFLGMLHLEIIQERLEREFDMTVITTVPNVSYHAFTNKNPDEIVIVNNPSDLPEPSTLNRVEEPYIKATIITKADFVGPVMSLCIEKRGQITNQTYLTTERVELSFDMPLAEIVFDFYDRLKTVSKGYASFDYSPIGMRASKLVRVDILLNAQTVDALSALVHADNAYTIGKKMTEKLKELIPRQQFDIPVQAAIGAKIIARETIKALRKDVTAKCYGGDISRKRKLLEKQKKGKKRMRQVGNVEIPQQAFMAVLKLND from the coding sequence ATGAAGAATATTCGCAATTTTTGCATCATTGCACATATAGACCACGGAAAAAGTACACTTGCTGATCGATTGCTCGATTTTACAGGTTCTGTAACCGATAGAGAAAAGCAAGATCAGTTGCTAGACAATATGGATTTAGAGCGCGAGCGCGGCATTACCATAAAGTCTCATGCTATTCAGATGGAATATAATTACAAGGGCGAACAATATATTCTTAACCTTATCGACACTCCTGGTCACGTAGATTTTTCATACGAAGTTTCTCGTTCTATTGCTGCTTGTGAAGGTGCTCTTCTTATTGTTGATGCGGCACAGAGTATACAGGCACAAACCATTTCTAACCTGTACTTGGCTTTAGAAAATGATTTAGAAATCATTCCTGTTTTGAATAAAATAGATTTACCAAGTGCTAATCCTGAAGAAGTAACCGATGATATTGTAGATTTATTGGGCTGCGATCCTTCTGAGGTTATTCCTGCCAGTGGAAAAACAGGTCTTGGTGTAGAAGATATTTTAGAGGCAATCATTGAGCGTATTCCTGCTCCGCAAGGTAATCCTAACGAGCCTTTACAAGCGCTTATTTTTGATTCGGTTTACAACCCTTTTAGAGGTGTAGAAACGTATTTTAGGGTTATAAATGGCTCCATTAAAAAAGGGCAAAACATTAAGTTTATTGCTACTGGTAAAAACTATTTTGCTGATGAGGTAGGGACTTTAAAACTTACGCAGGTAAAAAAACAAGAAATTAAAGCTGGTGATGTTGGGTATCTTATTACAGGAATTAAAGATGCTCGTGAAGTAAAAGTTGGTGATACAATTACCGATGCAAAGGAGCCAACTAAAAATGCTATTTCTGGTTTTGAGGATGTAAAACCTATGGTATTTGCGGGTATTTACCCTGTTGATACTGAAGATTATGAAGAGCTACGTGCCTCTATGGAAAAACTTCAGCTTAATGATGCGTCCTTAGTATTTGCACCTGAGAGTTCTGCGGCCTTAGGTTTTGGGTTCCGTTGTGGTTTCCTTGGTATGCTTCATTTAGAAATTATCCAAGAGCGTTTGGAACGTGAGTTTGATATGACAGTAATTACTACTGTACCAAACGTAAGTTACCATGCCTTTACCAACAAAAATCCTGATGAGATTGTTATTGTTAACAATCCATCAGATTTACCAGAACCTTCAACATTAAACCGTGTTGAAGAACCTTACATTAAAGCTACCATCATTACTAAAGCTGACTTTGTTGGTCCTGTAATGAGTCTTTGTATAGAAAAACGTGGACAAATCACCAACCAAACCTATTTAACAACTGAGCGTGTTGAATTAAGCTTTGATATGCCCTTAGCGGAGATTGTATTCGATTTTTATGATCGCTTAAAAACAGTTTCTAAAGGTTATGCGTCTTTTGATTATTCGCCAATTGGTATGCGCGCTTCTAAGTTAGTACGAGTAGATATCTTATTAAACGCGCAAACTGTGGATGCCCTTTCAGCCTTAGTACATGCGGATAACGCTTATACTATTGGGAAAAAGATGACCGAAAAACTAAAAGAGCTTATACCAAGACAACAATTTGACATTCCAGTACAAGCTGCAATTGGAGCAAAAATTATAGCTCGTGAAACCATTAAAGCACTTCGTAAAGATGTAACTGCTAAGTGTTATGGTGGTGATATTTCGCGTAAACGTAAACTTCTAGAAAAGCAGAAAAAGGGTAAAAAACGTATGCGCCAAGTAGGTAACGTAGAAATCCCTCAGCAAGCATTTATGGCTGTTTTAAAGCTTAACGATTAA
- a CDS encoding outer membrane beta-barrel family protein, producing MIVYLRSLFCTILFVLSFGAYAQNFSILGKVIDAENTAIELANVILLQGEEREFLIGTSTDDNGYFNLVNLSKGTYYLKVSFIGLKEFEQKIVLTGNLDLKTIILNETPESLDEVTIVAKKPTITRKPDRLVFNVENTALVEGSTLGVLKSTPGIIVSEGGINIKSAPAAIYINERRVQLTSDELMQLLESAPANSIKSVEVITNPPASYDADSGSVINIVMSKNLVTGYRGNVFTNYTQGVFPRYNAGTSHYFKNDDINLNLNYSYTNQKINRDQDDAVNYLNNNGDIDEIWKSNVNRNTWSETHNLNLNFDYFIDERNTLSLTSTGLYTPYFKYKINNNTNIFDANNNFSSSFMADNLSRDNKYNIGTDVIFKHDFKNESSLTFNAHYTIYDYERKQNVFQDEPIDSNDSQFNTLANQDTQIITGKIDYSLPITETSIFDVGVKYSNVNTNSDITRIDIINGNEVVNMENSDAFKYDENVYAAYTNYSKTWDKWNMNIGLRVEQTNIEGTSISLNETNSQDYFNWFPNASLTHSISDDVSITANYKRSITRPSYTNLNPFTFFLNENTVVLGNPNLLPTYTDDYKVSIDFLKNFTLSAYYLNFDGGIEELPRQNNETNVIAYTPTNLDKRVDYGFDLEFNYYLSNRFSIYAVSSTYNVKEEVNFGEGFIKQNQWSQLFILSPGLSLLKDNSLNINATFWWVGRNLQSLQTVEDRLISTLSISKSLLKDNAVLSLSVEDIFNMQDYDASINYLNQSSTRFINSDNRFIKLGFSYKFGNTKLNTNERRTSEEERDRLKDLN from the coding sequence ATGATTGTTTACCTACGTTCTCTTTTTTGCACAATTCTTTTTGTGCTTTCATTTGGTGCTTATGCTCAGAATTTCTCCATTTTAGGTAAGGTAATTGATGCTGAAAATACAGCAATTGAATTGGCTAATGTCATCCTTTTACAGGGGGAAGAAAGAGAGTTTTTAATAGGAACGTCAACAGATGACAACGGCTATTTTAATTTGGTTAACCTATCAAAAGGCACATATTATCTTAAAGTAAGCTTTATTGGACTCAAAGAATTTGAGCAAAAAATTGTACTCACAGGAAACTTAGACTTAAAAACTATAATTCTTAACGAGACACCTGAAAGTTTAGACGAAGTTACTATTGTTGCCAAGAAACCAACAATCACTAGAAAACCAGATCGCTTAGTTTTTAATGTTGAAAATACAGCGCTGGTAGAAGGGTCTACGCTTGGTGTTCTTAAAAGTACGCCAGGTATCATTGTAAGTGAGGGAGGTATTAATATTAAAAGTGCACCAGCAGCAATTTATATTAATGAACGCAGAGTACAGCTAACATCAGATGAGTTAATGCAATTGCTAGAAAGCGCGCCTGCTAACAGTATAAAATCAGTTGAGGTTATTACTAACCCACCAGCGAGTTACGATGCAGATAGCGGTTCGGTAATAAATATTGTAATGAGTAAAAATTTGGTAACAGGCTATAGAGGAAATGTGTTTACAAATTATACACAAGGAGTATTTCCAAGGTACAATGCAGGCACTAGTCATTATTTTAAAAATGACGACATTAATCTAAACTTAAACTACAGCTACACCAATCAAAAGATTAACAGAGATCAGGATGATGCCGTAAATTATTTGAATAATAATGGAGATATTGATGAAATCTGGAAATCTAATGTGAATAGAAACACCTGGTCAGAAACCCATAATCTTAATCTTAATTTTGATTATTTTATTGACGAACGCAACACATTAAGCCTTACAAGCACAGGTTTGTATACGCCATATTTTAAATACAAAATTAATAACAATACCAATATTTTTGATGCTAATAATAATTTCTCATCAAGCTTTATGGCAGATAACTTGTCTAGAGATAATAAGTACAATATTGGGACAGATGTCATCTTTAAGCATGATTTTAAAAATGAATCGAGTTTAACTTTTAACGCTCATTACACAATCTATGATTATGAGCGTAAACAAAATGTGTTTCAAGACGAACCTATAGATAGTAATGATTCTCAATTTAACACCCTTGCAAATCAAGACACTCAAATTATTACTGGCAAGATTGATTATAGTTTACCAATCACCGAAACGTCAATTTTCGATGTTGGTGTAAAATATTCTAACGTTAACACTAATAGTGATATAACAAGAATAGATATCATTAATGGCAACGAGGTGGTAAATATGGAGAATTCAGATGCTTTTAAATATGACGAAAATGTTTATGCTGCCTACACCAACTATAGCAAGACTTGGGATAAATGGAATATGAATATTGGATTAAGAGTAGAACAAACCAATATTGAAGGGACATCAATATCATTAAATGAAACAAATTCACAAGATTACTTTAATTGGTTTCCTAATGCCAGTTTAACACACAGTATTTCTGATGATGTAAGTATTACAGCTAATTACAAAAGAAGTATTACCAGACCAAGCTATACAAACCTAAACCCATTTACTTTTTTTCTAAATGAAAATACTGTGGTTTTAGGAAATCCTAATTTACTGCCAACCTATACTGATGACTATAAGGTAAGTATAGACTTTTTAAAGAACTTTACGCTTTCAGCCTACTACTTAAATTTCGATGGAGGAATAGAGGAATTGCCTAGACAAAATAATGAAACTAACGTTATAGCTTATACGCCCACCAATTTAGATAAGCGCGTAGATTATGGTTTTGATTTAGAGTTTAATTATTATTTGTCAAACAGGTTTAGTATTTATGCTGTTTCTTCTACCTATAATGTTAAAGAAGAAGTAAATTTTGGAGAAGGCTTTATTAAACAAAACCAATGGTCTCAGTTGTTTATTTTATCTCCTGGTTTGTCGCTTCTTAAAGATAATAGTTTAAATATTAATGCTACATTTTGGTGGGTTGGAAGAAATCTTCAGAGTTTGCAAACTGTAGAAGATAGGTTAATATCAACACTTAGTATTTCAAAATCTTTATTAAAAGACAACGCAGTATTATCTTTAAGCGTAGAGGATATTTTTAATATGCAAGATTACGATGCGTCTATTAACTATCTCAATCAATCAAGTACAAGATTTATAAATTCAGACAATAGGTTTATCAAGTTGGGCTTCAGCTATAAATTTGGAAACACAAAACTTAATACTAACGAACGTAGAACCTCAGAAGAAGAACGCGATAGATTAAAAGACCTAAACTAA
- a CDS encoding TolB family protein: protein MNRLTVILVICISILSCKNDKKSSETDGYSGATKMNESLIYPEETNFKTLRQVTFGGDNAEAYWSFDDKQLVFQSNSAKWGVNCDQMFLMNADETLSDSIAPPMVSTGKGRTTCSYFLPDNKHIIYASTHLGGDECPDVPVKENGKYIWPIYDTYDIFVSDLEGNIVKQLTFEDGYDAEPTVSPKGDKIVFTSTRSGDLELYTMNLDGTDVKQITNELGYDGGAFFSPDGSKLIFRASRPKTEKEQKEYKDLLARGLVEPSDMELFICNADGSDMRQLTDLGNANWSPFFHPSGEKILFSSNFESEIGFPFNLYMIDIDGKNLKRVTHGNTFEAFPVFSNDGKYLIFSSNRNNGGTRDTNLFIAEWQD, encoded by the coding sequence ATGAACAGACTTACTGTTATTCTTGTTATTTGTATTTCGATTTTATCTTGTAAAAATGACAAAAAATCGTCTGAGACAGATGGTTATTCTGGAGCTACAAAGATGAATGAATCTTTGATTTATCCTGAAGAAACTAACTTTAAAACTTTACGACAAGTTACTTTTGGAGGCGATAATGCTGAGGCTTATTGGAGTTTTGATGACAAACAATTGGTTTTTCAGTCTAATAGTGCAAAATGGGGAGTTAATTGCGACCAAATGTTTTTGATGAATGCAGACGAAACACTTTCAGACAGTATTGCGCCACCAATGGTAAGCACAGGAAAAGGAAGAACCACTTGCTCTTATTTTTTACCAGATAACAAGCACATTATTTATGCTTCAACACATTTGGGTGGTGATGAATGTCCTGACGTTCCTGTTAAAGAAAACGGTAAATATATATGGCCAATCTATGATACTTACGACATTTTTGTTTCTGATTTGGAAGGAAATATAGTAAAGCAATTAACCTTTGAAGATGGTTATGATGCTGAGCCAACAGTATCTCCTAAAGGTGACAAAATTGTATTTACATCTACCAGAAGCGGAGATTTAGAACTGTACACTATGAATTTAGATGGTACAGACGTAAAACAAATTACTAACGAGCTTGGTTACGATGGTGGAGCATTCTTTTCTCCAGATGGAAGTAAGCTTATTTTTAGAGCATCTCGCCCAAAAACAGAAAAAGAACAAAAAGAATATAAAGATTTATTAGCCAGAGGTTTAGTAGAACCAAGTGACATGGAACTTTTTATATGTAATGCCGATGGTAGCGATATGAGACAACTGACGGATTTAGGAAATGCCAATTGGAGTCCGTTTTTTCATCCAAGTGGAGAAAAAATATTATTCTCTTCTAATTTTGAAAGTGAAATAGGGTTCCCATTTAATCTTTATATGATTGATATTGATGGGAAAAATCTAAAACGAGTAACACACGGCAATACCTTTGAGGCTTTCCCTGTGTTTTCTAATGATGGTAAATATTTGATCTTTTCTTCTAACCGAAATAACGGTGGTACAAGAGATACTAATTTGTTTATTGCCGAGTGGCAAGATTAG